A window of the Nocardia sp. NBC_01329 genome harbors these coding sequences:
- a CDS encoding ABC transporter substrate-binding protein/permease: MPGLPASRARALLAALLLAVAVLATACGSGGGGDSATRDLCAPPGPAAATAAPANLTAPGAGKEDRFTTESTEPPESVDIARLGLIQPGVLSVGTLSDAPPSICVNSTGAFTGFDNELLRAVAAKIGLRVEFSGTEFAGLLAQVAGKRFDVGSSNITTTDARREMVGFTNGYDFGYFSLVVEDGSPVRGFADLGPGSRVAVVQGTVQDEYVVNELGLDPVKFPDYNTAYANVKTGQVDAWVAPSAQAEGAIAPGDATSVVQNSFSLDNFAGWAVAKNNKPLIDALNSGLDAVIADGTYARLYSDWVPRELPPGWKPGSKAAPAPQLPDFAAIAAERAPQEQTAQAPKSTLQQLRDTFFDWSLYRQALPDLFKTGLPNTLILALVSGALGTVIGMLLAVAGISRTRWLRWPARVYTDIFRGLPAVVIILLIGLGVGPVVSGLTGNNPYWLGAVALALLASAYIGEIFRSGIQSVEPGQLEAARAIGFGYRQAMTLVVIPQGVRRVLPALMNQFIALIKDSSLIYFLGLLATQRELFAVGRDLNAQTGNLSPLVAAGLVYLLLTIPLTHLVNYIDRRMRTGRPDQPIDPVEQATITEGRG, from the coding sequence ATGCCTGGTCTGCCCGCTTCGCGCGCCCGTGCGCTGCTCGCCGCACTCCTGCTCGCTGTGGCCGTACTGGCGACAGCGTGTGGCAGTGGCGGCGGCGGTGACAGCGCCACCCGCGACCTGTGCGCGCCACCGGGACCGGCGGCCGCCACCGCGGCCCCGGCGAACCTGACCGCCCCGGGCGCCGGAAAAGAGGACCGGTTCACCACCGAATCCACCGAGCCGCCGGAATCGGTCGATATCGCCCGTTTGGGGCTGATCCAGCCGGGCGTACTGAGTGTGGGCACCCTCTCCGACGCACCGCCGAGTATCTGCGTGAACTCCACCGGCGCGTTCACCGGCTTCGACAACGAGCTCCTGCGGGCGGTGGCCGCGAAGATCGGCCTGCGGGTCGAGTTCTCCGGTACCGAATTCGCCGGACTGCTGGCTCAGGTCGCGGGCAAACGGTTCGATGTCGGCTCGTCCAACATCACCACCACCGACGCCAGGCGTGAGATGGTCGGCTTCACCAACGGCTACGATTTCGGCTACTTCTCGCTGGTCGTCGAGGACGGCAGCCCGGTGCGCGGGTTCGCCGATCTCGGTCCCGGTTCCCGGGTCGCGGTGGTGCAGGGCACGGTTCAGGACGAGTACGTGGTCAACGAACTGGGCCTGGATCCGGTGAAGTTCCCGGACTACAACACCGCCTACGCGAATGTGAAAACCGGTCAGGTGGACGCCTGGGTCGCGCCGTCGGCACAGGCCGAGGGCGCGATCGCACCGGGTGACGCGACCTCGGTCGTACAGAACTCGTTCAGCCTCGACAATTTCGCCGGCTGGGCGGTCGCGAAGAACAACAAGCCGCTGATCGACGCCCTCAACTCCGGGTTGGACGCGGTGATCGCCGACGGCACCTACGCTCGGCTCTACAGCGACTGGGTGCCGCGGGAACTGCCGCCCGGCTGGAAGCCCGGTTCGAAGGCGGCGCCCGCCCCGCAACTACCGGATTTCGCCGCGATCGCGGCCGAACGCGCGCCGCAGGAACAGACAGCACAGGCGCCGAAATCGACTCTGCAACAGCTACGCGACACCTTCTTCGACTGGTCGCTCTACCGGCAGGCCCTGCCGGACCTGTTCAAGACGGGCTTACCCAACACCCTGATCCTCGCACTGGTCTCGGGCGCGCTCGGCACCGTGATCGGCATGCTGCTCGCGGTAGCCGGTATCTCGCGTACCCGCTGGCTGCGCTGGCCGGCCCGGGTGTACACCGATATCTTCCGCGGTCTGCCCGCGGTGGTCATCATCCTGCTCATCGGCCTCGGCGTCGGACCGGTGGTCAGCGGCCTCACCGGCAACAACCCCTACTGGCTCGGCGCGGTGGCGCTGGCCCTGCTGGCTTCGGCCTATATCGGTGAGATCTTCCGCTCCGGTATCCAGTCGGTGGAGCCGGGCCAGCTGGAGGCGGCGCGCGCGATCGGCTTCGGATACCGGCAGGCGATGACACTGGTGGTGATCCCCCAGGGCGTGCGCCGGGTACTGCCCGCGTTGATGAATCAGTTCATCGCGTTGATCAAGGATTCGTCGCTCATCTACTTCCTCGGCCTGCTGGCCACCCAGCGCGAACTGTTCGCGGTCGGCCGCGACCTCAACGCCCAGACCGGCAACCTGTCGCCACTGGTGGCCGCCGGTCTGGTCTATCTCCTGCTGACCATCCCACTCACCCACCTGGTGAACTACATCGATCGGCGGATGCGCACCGGCCGGCCCGATCAGCCGATCGACCCGGTCGAGCAGGCCACCATCACCGAAGGGCGGGGGTAA
- a CDS encoding amino acid ABC transporter ATP-binding protein, with protein MSASLTGTGLHLRLGGNQILRGVDVHVDAGKTTTVIGPSGSGKSTLLRVLNRLYEPDSGDILLDGDSVLTENPDRLRQRIGMVFQQFNLFPHRTVADNIALGPRKLRGLSKEEARTLALEQLEVVGLTGKADSRPANLSGGQQQRVAIARALAMKPDIMFFDEATSALDPELVKGVLALMSDLAAGGMSMVVVTHEMGFARSVSDHVVFMDGGLVVESGSPDALFDSAETPRLRRFLDQVL; from the coding sequence ATGAGTGCCTCACTGACCGGCACCGGACTCCACCTGCGGCTGGGCGGCAACCAGATCCTGCGTGGGGTGGATGTCCACGTCGACGCGGGTAAGACCACGACGGTGATCGGCCCGTCGGGTTCCGGGAAGTCCACCCTGCTACGGGTGCTGAACCGGCTGTACGAACCCGATTCCGGCGATATTCTGCTCGACGGCGATTCGGTGCTCACCGAGAATCCGGACCGGCTGCGCCAGCGCATCGGGATGGTGTTCCAGCAGTTCAACCTGTTCCCGCACCGGACTGTCGCCGACAATATCGCGCTGGGCCCGCGGAAACTGCGCGGTTTGTCCAAGGAGGAGGCGCGCACGCTGGCACTGGAGCAGCTCGAGGTGGTGGGCCTCACCGGCAAAGCCGATTCCCGTCCCGCGAACCTGTCCGGCGGCCAGCAACAGCGGGTGGCGATCGCGCGGGCGCTGGCCATGAAACCGGACATCATGTTCTTCGACGAAGCCACCTCCGCACTGGATCCGGAACTGGTCAAGGGCGTGCTCGCGCTGATGTCGGACCTGGCCGCGGGCGGTATGTCGATGGTTGTGGTGACCCACGAGATGGGGTTCGCGCGGAGTGTCTCCGACCATGTGGTGTTCATGGACGGCGGTCTGGTGGTGGAGTCCGGGAGCCCGGACGCTCTCTTCGACAGTGCCGAAACACCGCGGCTGCGAAGGTTTCTCGACCAGGTGCTCTGA